A window of the Helianthus annuus cultivar XRQ/B chromosome 4, HanXRQr2.0-SUNRISE, whole genome shotgun sequence genome harbors these coding sequences:
- the LOC110936262 gene encoding uncharacterized protein LOC110936262, translated as MMVLMMMKWWCWPTAALTAGAMPSTAVAVMVVVLFTFQVCGLVQVQLSVGSGDISGLGSVRFNKTGYGSNLVHLGSRYGSGQSRSTGESGQPGSDPVNSVSAQSRLVKIGQQKSTVKLGKRQSKQSTQRPGML; from the exons ATGATGGTGTTAATGATGATGAAGTGGTGGTGTTGGCCGACGGCGGCGCTCACCGCCGGAGCCATGCCGTCTACGGCAGTGGCGGTAATGGTGGTGGTTTTGTTCACGTTTCAAGTTTGTGGGTTGGTTCAAGTTCAGTTAAGTGTCGGTTCGGGTGACATCTCGGgtctcggttcggttcggttcaacAAGACAGGCTACGGGTCAAACTTAGTCCACCTCGGGTCACGATACGGTTCGGGTCAGTCGCGGTCAACAGGTGAAAGCGGTCAACCCGGGTCAGACCCGGTCAACTCAGTTTCGGCTCAGTCAAGATTGGTCAAAAtaggtcaacaaaagtcaacggTCAAACTTGGTAAACGACAGTCAAAACAGTCAACTCAAAGGCCCG gaatgctctag